A stretch of Plesiomonas shigelloides DNA encodes these proteins:
- the purB gene encoding adenylosuccinate lyase: MELSALTAVSPIDGRYGDKVTALRSIFSEFGLLKFRVTVEVRWLQKLAACQGISEVPAFSAQANAFLDDIVSNFNEEDALRIKTIERTTNHDVKAVEYFLKEKVAAIPELHAVNEFIHFACTSEDINNLSHGLMLSTARETVILPLWRKLIDEIKDLAHTYRDMPLLSRTHGQPATPSTVGKEMANVAYRMERQFKQLQQVEILGKINGAVGNYNAHIVVYPEVDWHRFSEEFVTSLGLTWNPYTTQIEPHDYIAELFDVMARFNTILLDFDRDMWGYIALNHFKQKTIAGEIGSSTMPHKVNPIDFENSEGNLGLANALFDHLAAKLPVSRWQRDLTDSTVLRNLGVGMGYSLIAYASTLKGISKLEVNADHLADELDHNWEVLAEPIQTVMRRYGIEKPYEKLKELTRGKRVDAQGMQSFIDGLELPEHEKARLKAMTPGSYIGRAAQMVDEL, encoded by the coding sequence ATGGAACTGTCCGCACTGACCGCTGTATCCCCGATTGATGGCCGCTACGGCGATAAAGTTACGGCTTTACGTAGTATCTTCAGTGAATTTGGCCTGCTGAAATTCCGGGTGACAGTTGAGGTACGTTGGCTGCAAAAACTGGCAGCCTGCCAGGGGATCTCCGAAGTGCCTGCCTTCAGCGCGCAGGCCAATGCGTTTTTAGACGACATCGTCAGCAACTTCAACGAAGAAGACGCGCTGCGTATCAAGACCATTGAGCGGACAACCAACCACGACGTGAAAGCCGTGGAGTACTTCCTGAAAGAAAAAGTGGCTGCGATCCCTGAGCTGCACGCCGTGAATGAGTTCATCCACTTTGCATGCACCTCCGAAGACATCAATAACCTGTCTCACGGTCTGATGCTGAGCACCGCGCGTGAAACTGTGATCCTGCCTCTGTGGCGCAAGCTGATTGATGAGATCAAAGATCTGGCGCACACCTATCGCGATATGCCGCTGCTGTCGCGTACTCACGGCCAGCCAGCAACGCCATCAACCGTTGGTAAAGAGATGGCGAACGTTGCTTACCGTATGGAGCGCCAGTTTAAGCAGCTGCAACAAGTTGAGATTCTGGGCAAAATCAATGGCGCGGTCGGTAACTACAACGCGCACATAGTGGTCTACCCGGAGGTTGACTGGCACCGTTTCAGCGAAGAGTTCGTGACATCACTGGGCCTGACATGGAACCCGTACACTACGCAAATCGAACCGCACGACTACATCGCCGAGCTGTTTGATGTAATGGCGCGTTTCAACACCATCCTGTTGGACTTCGATCGTGACATGTGGGGCTACATTGCACTGAACCACTTCAAGCAGAAGACCATCGCCGGTGAAATCGGCTCTTCTACCATGCCGCACAAAGTTAACCCAATTGACTTCGAAAACTCCGAAGGCAACTTAGGCTTGGCCAATGCGCTGTTTGACCATCTGGCCGCTAAACTGCCGGTTTCTCGCTGGCAGCGTGACCTGACTGACTCCACCGTTCTGCGTAACTTGGGAGTGGGCATGGGTTACTCTCTGATTGCGTATGCCTCTACCCTGAAAGGCATTAGTAAGCTGGAAGTGAACGCAGACCATCTGGCCGACGAGCTGGATCACAACTGGGAAGTGTTGGCAGAGCCTATCCAAACCGTAATGCGCCGTTACGGCATCGAAAAGCCATATGAGAAGCTCAAAGAGCTGACCCGTGGCAAGCGTGTTGACGCGCAAGGCATGCAAAGCTTTATCGATGGTCTGGAGCTGCCAGAACACGAAAAAGCACGTCTGAAAGCCATGACGCCGGGCAGCTATATTGGCCGCGCGGCACAAATGGTGGATGAGCTTTAA
- the phoP gene encoding two-component system response regulator PhoP, producing MRILIVEDNALLRHHLKVQLEEQGHQVDAAKDAVEADYFQQEHELDIAVVDLGLPDEDGLSLIRRWRACGKKLPILILTARDSWQEKVQGLEAGADDYVTKPFQLEEVVARLQALVRRSSGITSTYMTAGPYQLNLSRRELTINQEAVKLTAFEYKILEYLMRHHQQVISKDTLMFQLYADAELRETHTIDVLMGRLRRKLAVDGLNEVITTIRGQGYRFELQCQ from the coding sequence ATGCGGATTCTGATTGTTGAAGACAATGCCCTGCTTCGTCACCATCTTAAGGTACAGCTCGAAGAGCAAGGACATCAGGTGGATGCCGCCAAAGATGCGGTAGAAGCGGATTATTTCCAGCAAGAGCATGAACTGGATATTGCGGTGGTCGACTTAGGTTTACCGGATGAAGATGGCTTATCGCTGATCCGCCGCTGGCGCGCCTGTGGGAAAAAATTACCCATCCTGATCCTCACCGCCCGAGATAGCTGGCAAGAAAAGGTCCAAGGTTTGGAAGCGGGAGCCGATGACTATGTCACCAAACCGTTCCAACTCGAAGAGGTGGTCGCTCGGCTGCAAGCGCTGGTCCGCCGCAGTAGCGGGATCACGTCAACCTATATGACTGCAGGGCCATATCAGCTTAATTTGTCGCGCCGTGAGCTGACCATCAATCAAGAAGCCGTGAAGTTAACGGCGTTCGAATACAAGATCTTGGAATACCTGATGCGTCACCATCAGCAGGTGATCAGTAAAGATACCCTGATGTTTCAGCTGTATGCCGATGCCGAACTGCGCGAAACCCACACTATTGATGTATTAATGGGACGCCTACGGCGCAAACTGGCAGTAGATGGCTTGAATGAGGTTATCACCACCATCCGCGGTCAAGGTTACCGTTTTGAGTTGCAGTGCCAATGA
- the hflD gene encoding high frequency lysogenization protein HflD — protein MAKNTTDIVYALAGMCQAVRLVQDISRNGNANSEALRASLTSIMQTAPSSTLDVFGQSPHSLQLGLETLITQLSGLSGQQDSELTRYLIGLIILEKKLSARKDSLSILADRIQGLDRQQQHFDLLDEQMISAIAAIYVDVISPLGPRIQVTGSPIQLQSPLVQNRVRAALLAGIRAAVLWRQVGGSRLQLIFSRGRLVDQAKRILGSL, from the coding sequence GTGGCAAAAAATACGACAGATATTGTTTACGCCCTTGCCGGCATGTGCCAAGCCGTTCGGCTAGTACAAGATATCTCCCGTAATGGTAATGCCAACAGTGAGGCGCTACGCGCCTCACTCACCAGTATTATGCAGACGGCCCCCTCCTCCACATTGGATGTATTCGGCCAGTCACCTCACAGTCTACAGCTGGGTCTAGAAACGCTGATTACCCAACTCTCCGGCCTCAGTGGCCAGCAAGACAGTGAACTGACCCGCTACCTGATTGGCCTCATCATTCTGGAAAAGAAACTCTCCGCACGTAAAGACAGCCTGTCTATTCTGGCCGATCGGATCCAAGGTCTGGATCGTCAGCAGCAACACTTTGATCTGCTCGATGAGCAAATGATCAGCGCTATCGCCGCCATTTACGTGGATGTAATCAGCCCACTCGGCCCACGCATCCAAGTCACCGGCTCACCAATACAATTGCAAAGTCCGCTGGTGCAAAACCGCGTTCGCGCTGCACTGTTGGCCGGTATTCGCGCGGCTGTGCTGTGGCGTCAGGTTGGCGGTAGCCGTCTGCAATTGATTTTCTCGCGGGGCCGGTTAGTTGACCAAGCCAAGCGAATTTTAGGATCCCTTTAA